Within Saccharomycodes ludwigii strain NBRC 1722 chromosome IV, whole genome shotgun sequence, the genomic segment GCTGTAAATcacaatattattttgaataaattaCTTTATAAGCCTTGCCAATTTTGCAAAtttattccaaaaaaaaaaaaaaaaaataaaacaaaaaaaaatttttttttttttcttgcttaaaaaatttcctttctcttttttttttttttatctatcTTAacgtatatttattatcacataaaacattttcaaaaatatttataattgagcatcaaaaataaaaaataaaccaataaaacgtcaacaacaaataaaaaaaaaaaaaggaaatgaAAAGCAAATTAACTTTATTGGAcgtatttaataaaactgaAGAAGATGTTCGTTTGAGAACTAGGTCGGGAGGATTAATAACACTAGGTTGTTTATTTACTGTATTCCTATTATTGTATAGTGAATGGAAGCAATTTAATACAATTACTACCCATCCAAGCTTGGTGGTTGATAGAGATCgcaatttaaaattagatATAAATTTGGATGTAACCTTTCCTCATATGCCATGTGAATTATTGAGTTTAGATATCATGGATGATTCTGGTGAAGTTCAGTTAGATTTATTGTCTTCAATTTTTGCTAAAACCCGATTAGATTCTGATGGTAATATTTTGGATAAAGAAGTTCCATTTGATACTACCGATGACACTAAAGAATTAGTACCGGAAGATTATTGTGGTCCTTGTTATGGTGCCCGGgaccaaaataataacgataatTTACCCAAGGAACAAAAAGTTTGTTGTCAGACTTGTGATCAAGTTAAAGAAGCATATGTTAATGCAGGCTGGGCCTTTTATGATGGCCGTGATATCGAACAATGTGAAAAAGAAGGATATGTTAAAAGAGTTGAAGAGACTATCAATGAAGGCTGTCGAATCCAAGGTACCGCTAAATTGAACAGAATTCAAGGTAATCTCCATTTTGCTCCAGGGAAGCCATACAAAAATCCAATTAATGGTAACGGTCACTTTCATGATGTTTCCTTGTACAATAAGTTTCCtaatttaaatttcaaCCATATCATTCATGAATTAAGTTTTGGACCAAAGAATACTAAAAATGACCAAGTTTTATCCAGACCTTTGAATGGACATGAAGAAATACATATGGACAACGCACACAATATTCATTATTCCTATTTCACTAAGATTGTGCCAACTAGATTTGAATATATTGATGGTACAAAATTGGAAACTACACAGTACAGTGCCACAATGCACGAAAGACCAGTTGAAGGGGGTAGAGACGAAGATCACCCTAATACTGTTCATAGCAGGGGCGGTATTCCaagtttatttgtattttttgaGATGGGACCATTAAAAGTTATTAACAAGGAAGAGTTTAAAATGACCTGGgcttcttttattttgaacTGCATTACCTCGATTGGTGGTGTTTTAGCTGTTGGTACAGTTGTTGATAAAATGACATATAAAGCTGCACAATATataagacaaaaaaaagatttgtgaataataataataataatactaataataattttatatgtaaatttgttttatatttttaaaagagaaaCTATTCTATGTGTGTATATTTCCTAAtatggtaataatatccTAAACCGGTAATTGGGAGGATGTTTGTAGTAATGGGAGTAGAAATTaagtttgttttgttttgttatatttaaattgaTTATTTCTGCAGTTTTTCTGTGTAAATCACGAGAGGAAACGAAGCGAAATGAAATGAAACGAAACGAAACGAAACGAAACGAAACGAAACGAAAAGAATATGGAAATTACGTTATGTTTGAAACggtaaaaaaacaaaataaaaatggaaagTTGTTTA encodes:
- the ERV46 gene encoding retrograde cargo receptor ERV46 (similar to Saccharomyces cerevisiae YAL042W | ERV46 | ER Vesicle) — encoded protein: MKSKLTLLDVFNKTEEDVRLRTRSGGLITLGCLFTVFLLLYSEWKQFNTITTHPSLVVDRDRNLKLDINLDVTFPHMPCELLSLDIMDDSGEVQLDLLSSIFAKTRLDSDGNILDKEVPFDTTDDTKELVPEDYCGPCYGARDQNNNDNLPKEQKVCCQTCDQVKEAYVNAGWAFYDGRDIEQCEKEGYVKRVEETINEGCRIQGTAKLNRIQGNLHFAPGKPYKNPINGNGHFHDVSLYNKFPNLNFNHIIHELSFGPKNTKNDQVLSRPLNGHEEIHMDNAHNIHYSYFTKIVPTRFEYIDGTKLETTQYSATMHERPVEGGRDEDHPNTVHSRGGIPSLFVFFEMGPLKVINKEEFKMTWASFILNCITSIGGVLAVGTVVDKMTYKAAQYIRQKKDL